The Ancylobacter sp. SL191 nucleotide sequence GGCGCCGGAGGGCCCGCCGCGCGGCGAGGTGGCGGTGCGCGTGGTGCCCTCGGGGCCGGACCGCAACATTGCCTGCGCCCACAACATCATCATGGGCGCGCTCGCCATGGCGCAGAGCCGGGTGCGCATCTGCTCGCCCTATTTCCTGCCCGATCAACAGCTGATCGGCGCGCTGGCGGTGGCCGGGCGGCGCGGCGTGGAGGTGGATATCGTCATTCCCTCCGCCAACAACCTCAAGCTCGTCGATTACGCGATGACCGCGCAGCTCGACCAGGTGCTGGAAGGCGAATGCCGGGTCTGGCGCGCCGGCGGCATGTTCGACCATTCCAAGCTGATGGCGGTGGACGGCGCCTGGGCCTATGTCGGCTCGTCCAATCTCGATCCGCGCAGCCTCAGGCTCAATTTCGAGCTGGATCTTGAGCTCTACCACACCGCCATCGCCGGGGCGGTGGAAGCGCGCATTGGCGCGATGGTGGCGACAGCGACGCCGGAGACCTTGGCGACGCTGGGCGAGCGCCCTTTCCTCAAGCGCCTGCGCAACCGCGCCATCTGGCTCGCCTCGCCTTATCTCTGAGGCCGCCGGACGCGCGCCGGGCGGCAACGAACAGCCGGATCAAAAACAAAAAGCCAGCCCCGAAGGGCTGGCTTGAGGGGAGACGCGTTGCGTCTCGGGAGCTTGTCGGAGCCCGCGAGGGCTCCTGAAGTCCACCGGAGGAAAGCGCCCGAGCGAGTGCCGGGCGCCAACCTCGCGATCACGCCGCCGCGACGGCTGCGGTGGGGACTTCCGAAATGGTCTTCAGGATCTGCGAGGCGATGGCGTAGGGGTCGCCCTGGGAGTTCGGGCGGCGATCCTCGAGATAGCCCTTGTAGTCATTGCGCACGAAGCTGTGCGGAACGCGGATCGACGCGCCACGATCGGCCACACCGTAGGAGAACTTGTTCCACGGGGCGGTCTCGTGCTTGCCGGTCAGACGCAGGTGGTTGTCCGGACCGTAGACGTCGATGTGCTCCTTCCAGTTCTTGCTGAAGGCGGCCATCAGAGCCTCGAAATACTCCTTGCCGCCGACTTCACGCAGATACTTGGTGGAGAAGTTGGCGTGCATGCCCGAGCCGTTCCAGTCGGTGTCGCCGAGCGGCTTGCAGTGGAACTCGATGTCCACGCCATACTGTTCGGTCAGGCGGAGCAGCAGGTAACGGGCGATCCACACCTCGTCAGCGGCCTTCTTGGAGCCCTTGCCGAAAATCTGGAACTCCCACTGGCCCTTCGCGACTTCCGCGTTGATGCCTTCGTGGTTGATGCCGGCCTCGAGGCAGAGCTCGAGATGCTCTTCCACGATCTCGCGGGCAACGTCGCCGACATTCTTGTAGCCGACGCCGGTGTAGTACGGGCCCTGCGGCGCGGGATAGCCATGCTCGGGGAAGCCGAGCGGACGGCCGTCCTTGTAGAAGAAGTATTCCTGCTCGAAGCCGAACCAGGCGCCTTCATCGTCGAGAATGGTGGCGCGGGTGTTGGTCGCGTGCGGGGTGACACCATCGGGCATCATCACTTCGCACATAACCAGGGCGCCGTTCTTGCGGGCCGGATCCGGGTAGACCGCGACCGGCTTGAGCACGCAATCCGAGCTGTGGCCTTCGGCCTGCTGGGTCGACGAGCCGTCAAAGCCCCACAGCGGGAGTTCCTCGAGCGAGGGGAAGTGGTCGAATTCCTTGATCTGCGTCTTGCCACGCAGGTTCGGCGTCGGCTTGTAGCCGTCGAGCCAGATATACTCGAGTTTGTACTTCGTCATTGCGTATCTCTCACAAGCTTAAGACCGGTGCCGCAGGCCCCCCGGTCACTTCGCCGGCCGCGCGAGAAGTCGGTCGACCGCCAACGGCTGCCAACTACAAGCAGGAGGCGTGCCAACTCCCGCGAACGCGCGCCAGGATGGGTGGTCGCGCGGATCACGAGCGCGCGACAGGGGAACGGTCGGCGGCCCCGTTACCGGCGACGCGGAGCCGGGCACCGGGAAAACG carries:
- a CDS encoding glutamine synthetase beta-grasp domain-containing protein, with product MTKYKLEYIWLDGYKPTPNLRGKTQIKEFDHFPSLEELPLWGFDGSSTQQAEGHSSDCVLKPVAVYPDPARKNGALVMCEVMMPDGVTPHATNTRATILDDEGAWFGFEQEYFFYKDGRPLGFPEHGYPAPQGPYYTGVGYKNVGDVAREIVEEHLELCLEAGINHEGINAEVAKGQWEFQIFGKGSKKAADEVWIARYLLLRLTEQYGVDIEFHCKPLGDTDWNGSGMHANFSTKYLREVGGKEYFEALMAAFSKNWKEHIDVYGPDNHLRLTGKHETAPWNKFSYGVADRGASIRVPHSFVRNDYKGYLEDRRPNSQGDPYAIASQILKTISEVPTAAVAAA